In the genome of Luteitalea pratensis, the window CTCGCGGCGGCGGGTCGCGATGAGGAGGTGCGGCGTATCGGGTCGACGTTGATCGCCGATCTCGATCGAGGCCGCTGGGTGCTCTCGCAGGCGCAGTACACGTTTGCCCGCGAGCAGGCGGTCCGATGGCTCGACCCGCGCACTACGGCTACGTCGACAACGCCCGACCCTGAGAGCATCGCGCTGGCGACAGCCGCGGAGATGCTCTGGGCCGCAAGACAACGTGGCGAAGCGGGCGTGATGTCGACGCGCGGCAGATCGACAATCTGGGCGCACGATCTCTCGGTGCTCGCCCTCACGAGGGGGGCTGGTGAACAGCTTACGGTGATGCTGGTGAGCCCACGTGTGCTGGAGCGGCTCTGGCGCGCGCCCCTTGCCGCCGCAGCACGCCCGATCGATCTTGTCCTGACCGACGCCGAAGGGCGCACTGTTGTTGGTCGCCCGAGAGGAGGGCCGGACAAACAGGCCGTGCGAACCGCATCGGTCACCAACCTCCCGTGGACCGTGCATGCCATCGAGCCTGGGCCAGCACCGGCTGGCTTCGCTTTCGCCGCAGGCACAGCTCATGCTCGCGGCGATTGGCGTGATGATGTTCGCCGTGGCGGCGGGCGGCTACCTGACAACGCGTTCGCTCCTGCGGGCGACCCACGTGAGCCGGCTGCAATCGGACTTCGTCTCTGCCGTATCACACGAGTTCAGGACGCCCCTCACGGCCATCAGGCACCTTTCTCAGTTGCTCGCGCGCGGACGCGTGTCGTCCGACGAGAGGCGTGCCGCATTCTACGAACTGCTCGTCCACGAGAGCGACAGGCTGCACCGGCTTGATCGAGGGCCTGTTGAACTTCGCCCGACTCGAAGCCGGCGAGCTGGATTACAGCTTCGAGTCGGTGGACCCGGGGCCGTACCTGCGCGAGATCGTCGCGGACTTTCGACGTGACATCAGCGGCCGCGACGTGGGCATCGAGCTGACTGGTGACGAGGTGGCCATTGCCGGCCATTCGAGCCGACCGCGAGGTGCTTGGGCGAGTCTTCTGGAACCTGCTCGACAACGCCGCGAAGTACTCGCCTGACTCGCCGCAGGTCCGCGTCGAGATCGAGGCAGGCGACGGCGAGGTGCGGGTCCGAGTGCGCGACCACGGCATGAGCATTCCCGCCGTCGAGCAGTCGTTGATCTTCGACAAATTCTCCCGCGGTGCGGCCGCGCGGACAGCCAGCATCAAGGGCACGGGCATCGGCCTCGCCATGGCCCGAGACATCGTGCGCGCTCACGGCGGCGACATCGGCGTCGATAGCGCGGTCGGATCGGGCAGCACCTTTACGGTGATGCTGCCCGCGGCCTTTACTGAGACCACATCCGCATGACGCGCATCCTGATCGTCGAAGACGAGCCCGCCATCGCCGCCGGCCTCGAAGAAGACCTCACGTTCGAGGGCTACCGCGTCGACACCGTGGCCGATGGCGAGGCCGCCGTCCTGGCGGCACGGGAGGGCGCGTTCGACCTGCTACTCCTCGACGTGATGCTGCCGAAGAAAGACGGGTTCCAGGTGTGCCGCGAGCTGCGACGCGGTGGCGTCACCACGCCCATCATCTTGCTGACCGCCCGGTCACTCGAGGCCGAGAAAGTGATGGGGCTGCGGATCGGCGCCGACGACTACATCACCAAGCCGTTCGGCAGCGAGGAACTGCGGGCACGCATCGATGCGGTCCTGCGGCGCGCAGGCCGGACGACCGCGGTCGACAGGTTCCGGTTCGGCGAGTACGAGGTGGACTTCGCGCGCTGCGAGGTCGCGCGCAACGGCGT includes:
- a CDS encoding histidine kinase dimerization/phospho-acceptor domain-containing protein, with the protein product MFAVAAGGYLTTRSLLRATHVSRLQSDFVSAVSHEFRTPLTAIRHLSQLLARGRVSSDERRAAFYELLVHESDRLHRLDRGPVELRPTRSRRAGLQLRVGGPGAVPARDRRGLST
- a CDS encoding sensor histidine kinase, with amino-acid sequence MLGRVFWNLLDNAAKYSPDSPQVRVEIEAGDGEVRVRVRDHGMSIPAVEQSLIFDKFSRGAAARTASIKGTGIGLAMARDIVRAHGGDIGVDSAVGSGSTFTVMLPAAFTETTSA
- a CDS encoding response regulator transcription factor, translated to MTRILIVEDEPAIAAGLEEDLTFEGYRVDTVADGEAAVLAAREGAFDLLLLDVMLPKKDGFQVCRELRRGGVTTPIILLTARSLEAEKVMGLRIGADDYITKPFGSEELRARIDAVLRRAGRTTAVDRFRFGEYEVDFARCEVARNGVLVDVTAVEFKLLSAFIRSRGRVLSRQQLLDMVWTDTHCVDRVVDSHVANLRKTIEPDPSTPRYLVSVRSLGYRFDG